From Primulina tabacum isolate GXHZ01 chromosome 2, ASM2559414v2, whole genome shotgun sequence, one genomic window encodes:
- the LOC142537991 gene encoding uncharacterized protein LOC142537991, whose translation MGRSKMQRRMALRRKLQILRTLTNSKSVKKRAIILDVFLYIYELKLRVEAIKREYRYLVNHIQDVKVEKLGTGIFTVRVTCKKSEVIMGSILEAFEEMKVNVIQSRVTCKHFFGMEAIVEASADTDETMVNEAVLKAVQSDHWKI comes from the exons ATGGGTCGTTCTAAAATGCAAAGGAGAATGGCTTTGCGGAGAAAGCTTCAGATTTTGAGAACTCTCACCAACTCCAAATCC GTCAAGAAGAGGGCTATTATCTTGGATGTTTTCCTCTACATCTACGAGTTGAAGCTGCGAGTTGAAGCAATCAAAAGAGAATACCGATACCTAGTCAATCACATCCAA GATGTGAAAGTAGAGAAGCTTGGGACGGGGATTTTCACGGTGAGAGTGACATGCAAGAAAAGTGAAGTGATAATGGGGTCCATTCTTGAAGCctttgaagaaatgaaagtgaatGTTATTCAATCAAGAGTGACCTGCAAACACTTTTTTGGGATGGAAGCCATTGTTGAAGCTTCCGCCGATACTGATGAAACAATGGTGAATGAAGCTGTACTCAAGGCTGTTCAAAGTGATCACTGGAAAATATGA